In a single window of the Candidatus Methylomirabilota bacterium genome:
- a CDS encoding PAS domain S-box protein, translating to MKKNEAKTPDDPLRELVEIRQRIAVLEAIEGERKRAEEALRESQERYRMLAENSAVGIWHISVDGYTIYLNPAMCAMLEIREPEEVAGRTYHSFFTHTSLDRIADEHAKHRLGIASVYEVEIEGKHGGRCNVVVSGAPLFSADGKLKSIIATFIDITKRKEAEEALRESEEHYRAVVENVADAIVISVETRRVFVNKAFLELHGLSSPVQVLGTSLDQFIVPGDRQLVTERTLARQQGRPAPSVYEYRITRLDGEVRTVQTSSVPISYHGQQATLAVLRDVTELKRAEAELQRLSHQSELILTSAGEGIYGLDAEGNATFVNPAAARMIGWEIEELIGRPMHAILHHSQPDGTPYPEAACPIYAALKDRAVHRMDTEVFWRKDGTSFPVEYISTPIREHGELVGVVVTFKDITVERQTERLAMLGRVAAGVAHELNNALSVVLACAQLLLKRTDPQSDVYHDLELIEKYADTCGRIAQDLRRLGRPLPLKRELVELHPLIEETLKPLDLNLASRKVHVKVILDPHLPPLSADPRLLGQALLNLITNAAEAMPEGGILTVKARLRQKDSVEIAVSDTGVGIAREHLSRIFEPFFTIKSSGEGMGLGLTITSRIVQDHEGSLEVKSEVGRGSTFRILLPLLEIPKSTSQPLDG from the coding sequence GTGAAAAAAAATGAAGCGAAGACACCTGATGACCCCTTAAGGGAATTGGTGGAAATCCGCCAACGGATTGCAGTATTGGAAGCCATAGAAGGTGAGCGCAAGCGGGCAGAAGAGGCACTGCGGGAAAGTCAGGAACGTTACCGGATGCTCGCGGAGAATAGCGCAGTAGGCATCTGGCATATTTCTGTGGACGGCTATACGATCTATCTGAATCCCGCCATGTGCGCCATGCTCGAGATTCGGGAACCCGAAGAGGTCGCGGGCAGAACCTACCACTCCTTTTTCACCCATACAAGCCTCGACCGGATTGCGGACGAACATGCCAAGCACCGGCTGGGCATCGCCTCAGTCTACGAAGTCGAAATCGAAGGGAAGCATGGCGGGAGGTGCAATGTCGTCGTCTCCGGGGCACCCCTGTTCTCGGCCGATGGTAAATTAAAAAGCATCATCGCGACCTTCATCGATATCACCAAGCGCAAAGAAGCCGAAGAGGCACTGCGCGAGAGCGAGGAGCATTACAGGGCTGTAGTTGAGAACGTGGCCGACGCGATCGTGATTAGCGTGGAAACAAGGCGAGTCTTCGTGAACAAAGCCTTTCTGGAGCTCCACGGACTTTCCAGCCCGGTCCAGGTTCTGGGAACATCCCTCGACCAATTCATCGTACCCGGGGACAGGCAGCTGGTGACCGAGCGAACGTTAGCGCGACAACAGGGCCGTCCTGCGCCCAGCGTCTACGAATACCGGATCACCAGGCTCGACGGAGAAGTGCGGACGGTCCAAACTTCTTCTGTGCCCATCAGCTACCACGGACAACAAGCCACATTGGCAGTTCTTCGCGATGTCACCGAACTCAAGCGGGCCGAGGCAGAGCTGCAACGGCTCAGTCATCAGTCCGAGCTGATCTTAACTTCGGCGGGCGAAGGTATCTATGGACTCGATGCAGAGGGAAACGCCACTTTTGTAAATCCGGCTGCCGCAAGAATGATTGGATGGGAGATCGAGGAACTGATCGGCCGCCCCATGCACGCGATCCTGCACCACTCGCAACCCGACGGTACCCCCTACCCCGAGGCAGCGTGTCCAATTTACGCTGCGTTGAAGGATAGAGCCGTCCATCGCATGGACACCGAAGTATTCTGGCGAAAGGACGGCACGAGCTTCCCGGTGGAGTATATCAGCACTCCCATTCGCGAACACGGCGAACTCGTGGGTGTGGTCGTTACGTTCAAAGACATCACCGTCGAACGGCAGACGGAGCGGCTTGCCATGTTAGGGCGCGTGGCCGCCGGAGTGGCCCATGAGCTGAACAATGCCCTCAGCGTTGTGCTGGCCTGTGCCCAGCTCCTTCTCAAGCGGACCGATCCCCAGAGCGACGTGTATCACGACCTCGAGCTGATTGAGAAGTATGCCGACACGTGCGGGCGGATCGCACAGGACCTCCGGCGGCTCGGTCGTCCATTGCCGCTGAAGCGGGAGCTCGTCGAGCTCCACCCCCTGATCGAGGAAACACTCAAGCCCCTTGACCTCAACCTGGCGTCCCGGAAGGTTCACGTCAAGGTGATCCTGGACCCACACCTCCCTCCCCTCTCGGCCGATCCCCGGCTCCTCGGCCAGGCGCTGCTTAACCTAATCACCAATGCAGCCGAGGCGATGCCGGAGGGAGGGATTCTCACCGTCAAAGCCCGGTTGCGTCAGAAGGACTCCGTGGAAATTGCCGTTTCGGACACCGGCGTGGGCATTGCCCGGGAGCATCTCAGCCGGATCTTCGAGCCCTTTTTCACGATCAAATCGAGTGGTGAGGGGATGGGGCTTGGCCTGACGATCACCTCACGCATCGTGCAGGATCACGAAGGCAGTCTCGAGGTCAAAAGCGAAGTCGGTCGCGGGAGCACCTTCCGCATTCTCCTGCCTCTTCTCGAGATCCCCAAGTCTACTTCTCAGCCTTTGGATGGCTGA
- a CDS encoding BON domain-containing protein encodes MYLQEPWADAASLSIMVGHGIVHLWGLVRFEEEQRALRVAAEAVPGVRKVRDYLRLSPDLLPFA; translated from the coding sequence ATTTACCTCCAGGAGCCGTGGGCAGACGCCGCGTCCTTGTCCATCATGGTGGGTCACGGCATCGTCCACCTTTGGGGTCTGGTGCGGTTCGAGGAGGAACAGCGGGCCCTGCGCGTCGCCGCCGAAGCTGTTCCGGGCGTGCGGAAAGTTCGGGACTACCTGCGCCTGTCGCCAGACCTACTACCCTTTGCCTAG
- a CDS encoding geranylgeranyl reductase family protein — MKRTADVLVVGGGPAGSAAAILLARAGFQVCLLDKGHFPRDKPCGEYLSPGCVPLLRRLGVLYTLEGVGPQPIRGVRVETSAGTIFTGTYPGEGVPPHGYALPRERFDTLLFEAARRAGAECLEGWRAVDLIRAGDRVAGVIGASNGRTRHFTASVTIGADGRNSVVARRLGLFAWHPSHQKVAFVQRFQMPAEQGDLGEVYLGRAGYCILNPQRAATANVAVVVDQRDLPLHRPWEEVFRELLAAYPSVRRKLNGAGPLNSLRILGPLACRAKRVAGYGFLLVGDAAGYYDPMTGEGIYQALKGAELAADTVTEALRQGEATLPALEPYAVAYRREFDPKERVCQLLQQIVRRPLACQVLVRHLQCRGGQAQELMGVVGDLLPAHRLLRPGFWASLLVAGVPSLTRLVRCAR; from the coding sequence ATGAAACGCACTGCGGATGTTTTGGTTGTGGGAGGGGGGCCGGCGGGGAGTGCGGCCGCCATCCTGCTGGCCAGAGCTGGGTTTCAGGTGTGTCTATTGGACAAGGGGCACTTCCCTCGGGACAAGCCGTGTGGCGAGTATCTCAGCCCGGGGTGTGTCCCGTTGCTCAGGCGCCTCGGAGTGCTTTACACCCTGGAGGGGGTCGGTCCTCAGCCGATCCGGGGGGTGCGGGTCGAGACCTCGGCAGGAACTATTTTTACGGGGACGTATCCCGGTGAAGGGGTTCCACCACACGGGTACGCCCTTCCCCGGGAGCGTTTTGACACCCTCCTCTTCGAGGCGGCCCGCCGTGCCGGGGCCGAATGCCTTGAGGGGTGGCGGGCAGTGGATCTCATCCGCGCTGGGGACAGAGTTGCCGGTGTGATCGGTGCATCCAATGGGCGAACGCGCCACTTCACTGCCTCCGTCACCATCGGGGCCGACGGTCGCAACTCTGTGGTAGCCCGCCGCCTTGGGCTTTTTGCCTGGCACCCGTCCCATCAAAAGGTGGCCTTTGTCCAGCGCTTTCAGATGCCCGCAGAGCAAGGCGATCTCGGAGAAGTGTATCTGGGAAGAGCGGGATACTGCATCCTGAACCCCCAGAGAGCTGCAACGGCGAATGTCGCTGTGGTTGTGGACCAACGGGATCTGCCGCTGCACCGGCCATGGGAGGAGGTCTTTCGCGAACTCCTCGCGGCCTATCCGTCAGTACGGAGGAAGCTCAATGGGGCTGGACCCCTGAATTCCCTTCGAATCCTGGGTCCACTCGCGTGTCGAGCAAAGCGGGTTGCGGGGTACGGGTTCCTGCTCGTTGGTGATGCCGCGGGGTACTACGATCCGATGACGGGGGAGGGGATCTATCAGGCGCTCAAGGGGGCAGAACTGGCGGCAGACACTGTTACAGAGGCGCTTCGGCAGGGAGAGGCTACCCTGCCTGCCCTCGAACCCTACGCCGTTGCGTACCGGCGCGAGTTCGATCCCAAGGAGCGGGTGTGCCAGCTACTGCAGCAAATCGTCCGCCGTCCTCTCGCCTGCCAGGTTCTGGTACGGCATCTTCAGTGTCGGGGGGGACAAGCCCAGGAACTGATGGGGGTGGTGGGCGACCTCTTACCGGCTCACCGGCTGCTGCGGCCTGGCTTCTGGGCTTCGTTGCTTGTCGCGGGGGTCCCTTCCTTGACTCGCCTGGTCCGCTGTGCTAGGTAA
- a CDS encoding GNAT family N-acetyltransferase, with the protein MLRIEALLADFPKSWVLEDGTKVTVRPMVKQDRDKLALFFKHIPEEELYFLKDDVTDIRTIDGWVETLNYSRVLPLVVEANGRIIADASFHRRREGWRRHLGSVRVVVDPDFRHKGLASHLIDDLTAIARKEGLEGLYAEIPADDQGAIGVFRARGFTQVAMFERNILDRAGKYHDLVVYRLELTERR; encoded by the coding sequence ATGCTACGGATAGAAGCGTTATTAGCGGATTTCCCCAAGAGCTGGGTCCTCGAGGATGGGACCAAGGTCACCGTACGCCCCATGGTAAAGCAGGACCGGGATAAGCTGGCGCTTTTCTTCAAGCACATTCCTGAGGAAGAGCTGTACTTCCTGAAGGACGACGTAACCGATATCCGGACGATCGACGGTTGGGTTGAGACCCTGAACTACAGTCGGGTGTTGCCACTCGTCGTTGAGGCGAATGGGCGAATAATCGCCGATGCATCATTTCACCGCCGGAGGGAGGGGTGGCGGCGACATCTGGGTAGCGTGCGCGTCGTTGTGGATCCCGACTTCCGGCATAAAGGACTTGCCTCGCACCTGATTGACGACTTGACGGCCATCGCCAGGAAGGAAGGTCTCGAGGGTCTGTACGCAGAGATTCCGGCCGATGATCAGGGTGCCATCGGGGTGTTCCGGGCACGAGGGTTCACGCAGGTAGCCATGTTCGAGCGGAACATCCTCGATCGTGCGGGGAAGTACCACGATCTGGTGGTGTACCGCCTGGAGCTGACCGAAAGAAGGTGA
- a CDS encoding YceI family protein, whose translation MTGPRIASFCLILLLSIRVQPLAACEIPLGLFIDRFFPQMRMILEGEVVFVADARLHDFEGQTTAVSGVVMTKGLQDAVGCVAIQAKALDTGIGRRNRLMWEDYLEVGKFPEIRFILTGLADLRKDAGVVGVTLEGEIALHGVTKDLRIPATLILGDRGLEVKGKTTLKMSDYAIERPSFLFITVKDEVDVRFRVVVGETE comes from the coding sequence ATGACCGGGCCCCGGATCGCTAGTTTCTGCCTGATTTTGCTTCTCTCCATTCGAGTTCAGCCCCTCGCTGCATGTGAAATCCCTCTAGGGCTGTTCATCGATCGGTTTTTTCCCCAGATGCGAATGATCCTGGAGGGTGAGGTCGTCTTTGTGGCCGATGCACGACTGCACGACTTCGAGGGTCAGACCACCGCGGTCTCGGGTGTCGTGATGACGAAGGGACTTCAGGATGCGGTCGGCTGCGTGGCGATTCAGGCGAAGGCCCTCGATACCGGGATTGGTCGACGCAATCGGCTCATGTGGGAGGATTACCTCGAGGTCGGAAAGTTTCCGGAGATCCGATTTATCCTGACCGGTCTTGCCGATCTGCGGAAGGACGCGGGCGTGGTTGGTGTTACACTGGAAGGGGAAATTGCCCTTCACGGCGTGACCAAAGACCTCCGTATTCCCGCGACGCTCATTTTGGGTGACCGAGGTCTCGAGGTGAAGGGGAAAACTACTCTCAAGATGAGTGACTATGCCATCGAGCGCCCATCTTTCCTCTTTATCACGGTCAAGGACGAGGTCGATGTGCGGTTCCGGGTAGTGGTGGGAGAAACCGAATGA
- a CDS encoding peptidylprolyl isomerase translates to MRRWIIVLSLAMPFATILSLQGSLSAQTPPSPEQKIAAQVNGKTITYQELDNEFHARTRVPFEKVQDDPDAQKVRKQILEQIIDEELLMREAERQKMRVTPEMVDERFKNIRDRFPSEEAFNQALNSRGITAEKLRDNIHKGLLRQQIIDEEVSQKVSVSPEESQSFFQEHKDDYVQEEAVHARHILFRVAADASPEDDHKAKDRANAVLTKAKNGDNFAKLAQEFSEGPTKEKGGDLGYLGRGKMVKPFEDAAFKLKAGEISDPVRTRFGYHIIKVEDRKEAKHLSYEEAQDQVRQKVTEEKAIALYREYIATLSAQVTVTVNLK, encoded by the coding sequence ATGAGGCGTTGGATTATTGTTCTCTCTCTTGCCATGCCATTCGCAACGATACTTTCCCTCCAGGGGTCCCTGTCGGCACAAACACCCCCTTCCCCAGAGCAGAAAATTGCCGCTCAGGTGAACGGAAAAACCATCACCTACCAGGAGCTGGACAACGAATTTCATGCTCGCACCCGGGTCCCATTTGAGAAGGTCCAGGATGATCCCGACGCGCAAAAAGTCCGAAAACAGATATTGGAACAGATCATTGACGAAGAATTGTTGATGCGGGAAGCGGAAAGACAGAAGATGCGAGTGACCCCAGAAATGGTCGATGAACGCTTCAAGAACATCCGGGACCGTTTCCCCTCTGAAGAGGCCTTCAACCAAGCCCTGAATTCCAGAGGGATCACAGCGGAGAAACTGCGTGACAATATCCACAAGGGATTGTTGCGCCAACAGATCATCGATGAGGAGGTCTCGCAAAAAGTCTCTGTCTCTCCAGAGGAATCACAGTCCTTCTTCCAGGAACACAAAGATGATTACGTGCAGGAAGAAGCGGTACACGCCAGGCATATCTTATTTAGAGTAGCTGCTGATGCATCCCCTGAAGACGACCACAAGGCAAAGGACCGGGCGAATGCGGTGTTGACTAAGGCGAAAAATGGAGACAATTTCGCCAAGCTGGCACAGGAGTTTTCTGAGGGTCCGACGAAAGAGAAGGGAGGCGACCTCGGCTATCTCGGTCGGGGGAAAATGGTGAAGCCTTTCGAAGATGCTGCCTTCAAACTCAAAGCCGGCGAGATCAGCGATCCGGTGCGGACCAGGTTCGGCTACCACATCATTAAGGTGGAAGACCGAAAAGAGGCCAAGCATCTCTCCTATGAGGAAGCACAAGATCAAGTAAGACAGAAGGTGACGGAAGAAAAAGCGATTGCACTGTATCGGGAATATATCGCAACACTGAGTGCCCAGGTCACCGTCACCGTCAATTTGAAGTAG